The following coding sequences are from one Paenibacillus sp. FSL R5-0912 window:
- a CDS encoding YdcF family protein gives MEWYVYQRGSSPIRRVTRKRHYRMKRMLWAALILLIVAGLIWCAVALSRINGAETTAPMVKADAGVILGMSMWGDEPSPGLKERLDYALELYRSGAFTHFVVSGGLDHPDNKYTEAEGMKRYLAAHGVPEDVIYLEKQSTSTYENLLFSKAVMQQEGLSSAVIITHDFHGRRALEIARELKFTNPELGVTESKVMSMFKYKTREILAYTKWKMQQLSL, from the coding sequence ATGGAATGGTATGTCTATCAAAGAGGATCCTCCCCTATTCGCAGAGTCACCCGGAAGCGCCATTACCGTATGAAGCGAATGTTGTGGGCTGCACTGATTCTGCTCATCGTTGCCGGACTGATCTGGTGCGCTGTGGCACTTAGCAGAATTAATGGTGCAGAAACAACCGCGCCAATGGTGAAAGCGGATGCGGGTGTAATTCTGGGCATGTCGATGTGGGGGGATGAACCCAGTCCGGGTCTGAAGGAGCGGCTGGATTACGCGCTTGAGCTCTATCGTTCAGGAGCATTCACCCATTTTGTGGTTTCAGGAGGTCTGGATCACCCGGATAACAAGTATACTGAAGCCGAGGGAATGAAGAGGTATCTGGCGGCACATGGTGTTCCGGAGGATGTGATCTATCTGGAGAAGCAGTCTACCAGCACCTATGAGAATCTTCTGTTCAGTAAGGCAGTCATGCAGCAGGAGGGCTTGTCTTCTGCGGTTATCATTACGCATGATTTCCATGGCCGCCGTGCGCTGGAGATTGCACGTGAGCTTAAGTTCACGAACCCGGAGCTTGGGGTTACGGAGTCTAAGGTCATGTCAATGTTCAAGTACAAGACACGCGAAATTCTCGCCTATACCAAATGGAAAATGCAGCAGTTATCTTTATAA
- a CDS encoding DUF402 domain-containing protein → MKRKFGDRANWRRITRRHFACRYVETREFSGYITLYTIYGLKEPLWKSYGRHTYRIADKGYSWLQYFPKDSHYIVTAMFDERQNIVQWYIDTCKVQGVTDQGVPWFDDLYLDVVVLWNGEVFLLDEDELEEALERDDITDSDYNLAWSTANTILRSIDAHAFPYFSLSLKHRAELFHHGEFRRK, encoded by the coding sequence ATGAAACGTAAATTCGGAGACCGGGCCAACTGGCGCCGGATTACGCGCCGCCATTTTGCCTGCCGCTATGTGGAAACCCGGGAATTCAGTGGGTACATTACACTGTATACCATTTACGGGCTGAAGGAGCCGCTGTGGAAGAGCTATGGCAGGCATACATACCGCATTGCGGACAAAGGGTATTCATGGCTGCAGTATTTTCCCAAAGACAGCCACTATATTGTGACGGCCATGTTTGACGAACGGCAGAATATTGTACAATGGTATATCGACACCTGCAAGGTTCAGGGAGTAACTGACCAAGGGGTTCCCTGGTTTGATGATTTATACCTGGATGTTGTGGTGCTGTGGAACGGTGAAGTGTTCTTGCTGGATGAGGATGAGCTGGAGGAAGCGCTGGAACGGGACGACATAACAGACAGTGACTATAATTTAGCCTGGTCTACAGCAAATACGATACTGCGCAGTATCGATGCTCATGCCTTCCCTTATTTCTCCCTTTCACTGAAGCACCGTGCCGAATTATTTCATCACGGAGAGTTCAGGAGGAAATAA
- a CDS encoding PBP1A family penicillin-binding protein: MSRDQLTRNGGNRDRGSNTPNSKGKPKKKKKFLTKKRVLWSLFFATALAIFCALGGYLFIMLNGQKLLEENQGKLTVNPPTQIFDRNANLIGELALEKSDPVEYEDLPKMLITAFVATEDKRFFDHKGVDIWSIGRAAVKDIAARSMVEGGSTITQQLAKNIFLTRDKTFFRKATEVSIAVALENKHTKEEIITMYLNRIPFGGTIYGIKAASIRYFGESDLNKLELWQMATLAAMPKGPSRYNPLRNPELSKERRAVVLQLMYDQKAITKEQMDEAKAVDYNYTPPESSKQHYQAFIDYAIDEAEDKFGLTEDDLNIGGYKIYTTMDKHAQETIEDAFADSENFEKSVDDELVQGSMTIINQENGSIVALMGGRNYEKKGYSRVDGSRRSPGSAFKPLVAYAPALESGKFTNDSRLSNEKQCFGKYCPNNLHGYSTTISMADALTKSENIPAVWLLNEIGVNTGFQFAKKLGINLKDEDKNLSLALGGMSEGTNTLEMAQAYSAFANGGELRNAYSIKSIADSDDKTVYKANTTAERVMSEDTAYQMTEMMQKVVQDGTGKKARINRPVAGKTGTTQSGYEGISSNRDVWFVGYTPEWTAAVWMGYDKPSKKHLLKNSSPLAAAFWGKVMEEALEGVPAKSFPVPKGSAEVEATPTPEATPVVTGLQAAYDASTMTVNLSWNPVEAAGVDYRIYRRETSEADFTQLLNTSAASVGDISAMPGLSYEYYVRAYYPELDVESEPSDIVTVSVQDELQTPEPEPTLDPNLPTDDTGNGGNSGNGGIPGDDGSGNNGNGNGNGNGNGNGNGNGNGNGNGNGNGGSGNNGGTVTPPPEITPPPVQSTPLPTPAPEATATTGEPVTDPATDPGSDPNAGFVEGANTTQ, from the coding sequence ATGTCCAGAGACCAACTAACCAGGAATGGCGGCAATAGAGACAGAGGTAGCAATACGCCGAATTCCAAAGGGAAACCAAAGAAAAAGAAAAAATTTCTAACCAAGAAACGTGTATTGTGGAGTTTGTTTTTTGCAACGGCACTGGCGATTTTTTGTGCGCTGGGCGGCTATTTGTTCATTATGCTGAACGGCCAGAAGCTGCTGGAGGAGAACCAGGGCAAATTGACGGTAAATCCACCGACGCAGATTTTTGACCGGAATGCGAATCTGATCGGGGAGCTCGCCCTGGAGAAAAGTGATCCCGTAGAATACGAGGATCTTCCCAAGATGCTGATCACCGCTTTTGTAGCTACCGAGGATAAAAGGTTTTTCGATCACAAAGGTGTAGATATCTGGTCCATCGGACGGGCAGCGGTGAAGGATATTGCGGCACGCAGCATGGTTGAAGGCGGAAGCACCATCACCCAGCAGCTCGCGAAAAATATCTTCCTGACCCGGGATAAGACCTTCTTCCGCAAAGCGACAGAGGTTTCGATTGCTGTTGCGCTGGAGAATAAGCATACCAAAGAAGAAATTATCACGATGTATTTGAACCGGATACCTTTCGGGGGAACCATCTACGGCATCAAGGCCGCCTCTATCCGTTATTTCGGTGAAAGTGATTTGAACAAGCTGGAGCTGTGGCAAATGGCTACACTGGCTGCCATGCCGAAGGGGCCTTCCCGCTATAATCCGCTGCGTAATCCGGAGCTGTCCAAGGAACGCCGCGCGGTTGTGCTGCAGCTTATGTATGATCAGAAAGCGATCACGAAGGAACAGATGGATGAGGCTAAGGCAGTTGACTATAACTATACGCCACCTGAGAGCAGCAAGCAGCATTACCAGGCATTTATTGATTATGCTATTGACGAGGCTGAGGATAAATTCGGGCTTACCGAAGATGATCTGAATATTGGCGGTTACAAGATCTATACAACGATGGATAAGCATGCCCAGGAGACCATTGAGGATGCTTTTGCCGACAGTGAGAATTTCGAGAAAAGCGTGGACGATGAGCTGGTGCAGGGTTCGATGACGATCATCAACCAGGAGAACGGCAGTATTGTGGCGCTCATGGGCGGTCGCAATTATGAGAAGAAAGGCTATAGCCGCGTTGACGGCAGCCGCCGTTCCCCGGGGTCAGCGTTCAAACCGCTGGTTGCCTACGCACCGGCGCTGGAATCCGGCAAGTTCACGAATGATTCGAGGCTGAGCAATGAGAAGCAGTGCTTCGGCAAATATTGCCCGAACAACCTGCATGGCTATTCGACAACGATTAGCATGGCGGATGCCTTGACGAAATCAGAGAATATTCCGGCGGTATGGCTGCTGAATGAGATCGGTGTGAACACCGGCTTCCAGTTCGCCAAGAAGCTTGGCATCAATCTGAAGGATGAAGACAAGAACCTGTCGCTTGCCCTCGGCGGGATGAGTGAAGGGACCAATACACTGGAGATGGCCCAGGCCTACAGCGCATTTGCCAATGGTGGAGAGCTGCGGAATGCCTACTCCATTAAGTCGATTGCCGACAGCGACGACAAGACGGTCTATAAGGCCAATACCACCGCTGAACGGGTGATGAGCGAGGACACGGCTTATCAGATGACTGAGATGATGCAGAAGGTCGTACAGGACGGCACTGGTAAAAAAGCTAGAATTAACCGTCCGGTAGCCGGTAAGACAGGAACCACCCAGAGCGGCTACGAAGGAATCAGCTCTAACCGCGATGTCTGGTTCGTCGGCTATACACCGGAATGGACAGCCGCGGTCTGGATGGGCTATGACAAGCCAAGCAAGAAACATCTGCTCAAGAACAGCAGTCCGCTTGCGGCAGCCTTCTGGGGCAAGGTCATGGAGGAAGCGCTGGAAGGCGTTCCTGCCAAATCGTTCCCGGTTCCCAAAGGCTCGGCAGAGGTTGAAGCCACACCGACACCTGAGGCGACTCCGGTTGTAACCGGTCTGCAGGCGGCTTATGATGCCTCGACCATGACGGTCAACCTCAGCTGGAACCCGGTTGAAGCTGCAGGGGTGGACTACCGCATATACCGCCGGGAAACCTCAGAAGCAGATTTTACTCAGCTTCTTAACACGAGCGCTGCTAGTGTTGGTGATATAAGTGCGATGCCGGGACTGTCTTATGAATATTATGTAAGAGCTTATTATCCGGAGCTTGATGTGGAAAGTGAGCCTTCGGATATCGTAACAGTGTCCGTGCAGGATGAACTACAAACGCCGGAACCTGAACCAACACTCGATCCGAATCTGCCTACGGATGACACTGGCAACGGCGGCAACTCCGGAAACGGCGGTATTCCGGGTGATGACGGCTCCGGCAACAACGGGAACGGAAATGGTAATGGTAATGGCAATGGTAACGGTAATGGTAATGGTAATGGTAATGGTAACGGCAACGGCAATGGAGGCAGCGGCAATAACGGCGGAACAGTAACACCTCCGCCTGAAATAACACCGCCTCCAGTGCAAAGCACACCGCTGCCAACGCCGGCTCCGGAAGCAACCGCGACTACTGGCGAACCTGTAACGGATCCCGCTACAGATCCGGGCAGCGATCCGAACGCCGGTTTTGTAGAAGGCGCTAATACTACGCAGTAG
- the hfq gene encoding RNA chaperone Hfq produces the protein MNKSINIQDTFLNQLRKENIPATVYLTNGFQIRGIIKAFDNFTIVIDSDGRQQMVYKHAISTFTPQRSVSLMQDNNTEI, from the coding sequence ATGAACAAGTCCATTAACATCCAAGATACGTTCTTGAACCAACTACGCAAAGAGAATATCCCTGCTACAGTATATTTGACCAACGGTTTCCAAATCCGGGGAATTATCAAAGCCTTCGACAACTTTACGATTGTCATCGACAGCGACGGGCGCCAGCAGATGGTGTACAAGCATGCGATTTCCACGTTTACACCACAGCGCAGCGTATCGCTGATGCAGGACAATAATACCGAGATTTAA
- the miaA gene encoding tRNA (adenosine(37)-N6)-dimethylallyltransferase MiaA → MTTETKRKVLVLLGPTAVGKTRLSLELAGAFGAEIISGDSMQVYRGMDIGTAKITEAEMKGIPHHLIDIHDPLDAYSTAEFQEQGTRLIEEISSRGRLPFIVGGTGLYIESLCYGFRFSEAVADEAFRSEQDAYAEEHGAEALHARLAAVDPASAERLHPNDRRRIIRALEIYHQTNIPLSDSLSEQKKESPYELCLIGLTMDRKKLYKRIEERIDQMVAQGLVAEVQGLLERGYSRSLVSMQGLGYKEIAAYLEGETTLEEAVILLKRDTRRFAKRQLSWFRHMKEIQWIDVEESLDYHEIFAIIQHKIAQTFANSI, encoded by the coding sequence TTGACAACAGAGACTAAACGCAAGGTACTCGTGCTGCTCGGTCCGACCGCAGTCGGGAAGACCAGGCTGAGCCTGGAGCTGGCCGGAGCTTTCGGTGCCGAGATCATATCAGGGGATTCCATGCAGGTCTACCGTGGTATGGATATCGGCACGGCGAAGATCACCGAAGCTGAGATGAAGGGGATTCCCCATCATCTGATTGATATTCATGATCCGCTTGATGCCTATTCCACCGCAGAATTCCAGGAGCAGGGAACCCGGCTGATCGAAGAGATCAGCAGCAGGGGCAGGCTGCCTTTTATTGTTGGCGGAACAGGACTGTATATTGAGTCCCTGTGCTACGGATTCCGCTTCTCCGAGGCGGTGGCGGATGAGGCCTTCCGCAGCGAGCAGGATGCTTACGCTGAAGAGCATGGGGCGGAAGCGCTGCATGCCCGGCTGGCGGCGGTAGATCCGGCCAGTGCGGAGCGGCTGCATCCCAATGACCGGAGAAGAATTATCCGCGCGCTGGAAATCTATCATCAGACTAACATTCCGCTTTCCGACTCTCTTTCTGAGCAAAAGAAGGAATCCCCTTATGAGTTATGCCTCATAGGGCTGACTATGGACCGTAAAAAACTATATAAACGTATTGAAGAACGGATTGATCAGATGGTGGCGCAAGGACTCGTCGCTGAAGTTCAGGGACTGCTTGAGCGCGGCTACAGCAGAAGCCTTGTATCTATGCAGGGACTGGGCTACAAAGAGATTGCCGCCTATCTGGAGGGAGAGACAACGCTTGAGGAAGCTGTGATCCTGCTGAAGCGCGATACCCGCCGTTTTGCCAAAAGACAGTTATCCTGGTTTCGCCACATGAAGGAGATTCAGTGGATCGACGTGGAGGAGAGTCTGGACTATCATGAGATTTTCGCAATCATTCAGCATAAAATTGCGCAAACCTTTGCAAATTCAATATAA
- a CDS encoding class I SAM-dependent methyltransferase gives MIITTGFNPIPEIVERARTLAERTGCLYAPRAKLSMAKLVDHYGDEQVLVVLQEAVRLITPEMPPMEFHPSMGFVRAKRIIRGESDPMIDAAGMLPGDSVLDCTAGLGGDSLLFAVTGGEHSRVTALESSLPLYALLLEGMSQYVSGQIKVNEALRRIDVRLGDHLEYLKAQPDNSIDIVYFDPMFRVPMTDSAAISPLRKFANPAALSTESVAEAVRVARKTVLLKEKALSGEFARLGFTELLRTSAKTSYGVITIDNRD, from the coding sequence ATGATTATAACCACGGGCTTTAACCCGATACCGGAAATTGTAGAACGGGCCAGGACTCTGGCTGAGCGCACCGGCTGTCTCTATGCGCCCCGTGCCAAGCTATCCATGGCGAAGCTTGTGGATCACTATGGGGACGAACAGGTTCTGGTCGTTCTGCAGGAGGCGGTCCGGCTGATCACGCCGGAAATGCCACCTATGGAGTTCCATCCCAGCATGGGGTTTGTCCGGGCGAAGCGGATTATAAGAGGCGAGTCAGACCCCATGATTGATGCAGCAGGCATGCTGCCCGGCGACAGCGTGCTGGATTGTACGGCAGGGCTGGGGGGAGACTCCCTGCTGTTTGCCGTCACTGGTGGGGAGCATTCCCGGGTTACGGCACTGGAGAGCTCACTGCCGTTATACGCGCTGCTGCTGGAGGGGATGAGCCAATATGTTTCAGGCCAGATTAAGGTGAATGAAGCCCTGCGCCGCATCGACGTCCGGCTGGGCGACCATCTGGAGTATTTGAAGGCTCAGCCGGACAACAGCATTGATATTGTTTATTTCGACCCGATGTTCCGGGTGCCGATGACGGATTCAGCGGCGATTTCACCGCTGCGTAAGTTCGCCAATCCCGCCGCGTTGTCGACGGAGAGCGTGGCTGAAGCGGTCAGGGTTGCACGCAAGACTGTGCTGCTGAAGGAAAAGGCGCTGAGCGGAGAGTTCGCCCGTCTGGGCTTCACGGAGCTGCTGAGAACGAGCGCCAAAACATCGTACGGGGTGATCACCATTGACAACAGAGACTAA
- the mutL gene encoding DNA mismatch repair endonuclease MutL produces the protein MAKIHVLDEHIANQIAAGEVVERPASVVKELVENAIDAGSTRIEVSVEEGGLQSIRVKDNGSGIEPEDCETAFYRHATSKIANGRDLFLITSLGFRGEALPSIAAVSKLTLLTASGDDGKGRLLEIEGGKLILSEDAPSGRGSDLTVRELFYNTPARLKYMKSIQTELGHISDAMYRMALAHPDISFTLQHNGNQLLHTLGNGDLLQVIAAVYGTSAAKAMLPVAAEDPDYKISGYISRPEWTRSNRNAVTTIVGGRYIRSNGLNASIMRAYHTLLPINRYPLLVLQLDMHPSLVDVNVHPAKLEVRFSKETELYAFVEQQIRSLLMGQSLIPRPNKEIIGGKNSSSFIQEQFAFSKGSVPGAPQQGAEPANPAEASAGRGPIQGMPADADALQGGSSQPRPGGNSAAPLTGSSGPLFGGGAAAGAPQRYPSGGNSLPPQSQTRETAAAYGGGIIPPAPYRNGTAAQPSSRPRDSYRPQAAAADRGQMPTAEELYAPAIAPAGSEDTGLPQFPELNYIGQHHGTYIIAQNDSGLYLIDQHAAHERVNYEFYYEKFGKPEDASQELLLPITLEFTPSESRQLSERLHWFQQAGVFLEHFGGQTFLVRSLPYWFPEGDEKAVIEEMAEWVLSERSIDLAKLREKSSILCSCKASIKANQKLTELEVESLLSRLAACRQPYTCPHGRPIVVSFSSYDLEKLFKRVM, from the coding sequence ATGGCTAAGATTCATGTGCTGGACGAGCATATTGCCAACCAGATTGCGGCCGGAGAGGTAGTGGAGCGTCCTGCATCTGTAGTGAAAGAGCTTGTGGAGAACGCGATTGATGCGGGAAGCACACGTATCGAGGTCTCTGTGGAAGAGGGTGGACTGCAGAGCATCCGCGTCAAGGATAATGGCTCCGGCATAGAGCCGGAGGATTGCGAGACGGCCTTTTACCGCCATGCAACGAGCAAAATCGCCAACGGCCGTGATCTGTTCCTGATCACCAGCCTCGGGTTCCGGGGGGAAGCACTGCCGAGTATCGCGGCGGTATCGAAGCTGACCCTGCTGACTGCCAGCGGTGATGACGGGAAGGGACGGCTGCTGGAGATTGAGGGCGGGAAGCTGATCCTGAGTGAGGATGCGCCTTCCGGCCGGGGAAGTGATCTCACCGTACGGGAATTGTTCTATAATACCCCGGCACGGCTGAAGTATATGAAGAGCATCCAGACGGAGCTGGGCCATATTTCGGATGCGATGTACCGCATGGCGCTGGCCCATCCGGATATCTCATTCACCTTGCAGCATAACGGCAATCAGCTGCTGCATACGCTGGGCAACGGCGATCTGCTGCAGGTTATTGCCGCCGTGTATGGCACCTCCGCTGCCAAGGCGATGCTGCCGGTCGCAGCCGAGGATCCGGATTATAAGATCTCCGGTTATATCAGCCGTCCGGAATGGACGCGTTCGAACCGTAATGCCGTTACGACAATTGTCGGCGGACGCTATATCCGCAGCAACGGACTGAATGCCTCGATCATGCGAGCGTATCATACGCTGCTGCCGATTAACCGTTATCCGCTGCTGGTGCTGCAGCTCGACATGCATCCGTCACTGGTCGATGTCAACGTGCATCCGGCTAAGCTGGAGGTTCGTTTCAGCAAGGAGACCGAGCTGTACGCATTCGTGGAGCAGCAGATCCGCAGCCTGCTCATGGGACAGAGTCTGATACCGCGTCCAAACAAGGAAATTATCGGGGGCAAAAATAGCAGCTCCTTCATTCAGGAGCAGTTCGCTTTTTCCAAAGGGTCGGTTCCGGGAGCTCCGCAGCAAGGTGCTGAGCCAGCTAACCCTGCGGAAGCTTCTGCTGGCCGCGGTCCTATCCAAGGGATGCCTGCTGATGCTGATGCTCTGCAGGGAGGCAGCAGCCAGCCACGCCCTGGCGGGAACAGTGCTGCCCCGCTAACCGGCAGCAGTGGTCCGCTGTTCGGTGGTGGGGCCGCTGCCGGGGCTCCGCAGCGTTATCCAAGCGGCGGCAATTCTCTGCCGCCGCAGTCTCAGACCAGGGAGACGGCTGCAGCATACGGCGGCGGTATCATTCCGCCCGCACCTTACCGGAACGGGACCGCAGCACAGCCGTCATCCCGTCCGCGCGACAGCTACCGCCCGCAGGCAGCTGCGGCTGACCGGGGACAAATGCCAACCGCAGAGGAGTTATACGCCCCTGCTATTGCTCCTGCCGGAAGCGAAGACACGGGACTCCCGCAATTTCCCGAGCTGAATTATATCGGCCAGCATCACGGAACGTATATTATCGCCCAGAATGACAGCGGGCTGTATCTGATCGACCAGCACGCTGCGCATGAACGGGTGAATTATGAATTCTACTATGAGAAATTCGGCAAGCCGGAAGATGCATCGCAGGAGCTGCTGCTGCCGATTACGCTGGAATTCACGCCTTCGGAGAGCAGGCAGCTCAGCGAACGGCTGCACTGGTTCCAGCAGGCGGGAGTATTTCTTGAGCATTTCGGCGGACAGACTTTCCTGGTCCGTTCCTTGCCGTACTGGTTCCCGGAAGGTGACGAGAAGGCGGTTATCGAGGAGATGGCGGAGTGGGTGCTGAGCGAACGGTCGATTGACCTCGCCAAGCTGCGCGAGAAATCCTCTATCCTCTGCTCCTGCAAAGCCTCGATTAAGGCTAATCAGAAGCTCACAGAGCTGGAAGTGGAATCGCTGCTCTCCCGGCTTGCGGCCTGCCGCCAGCCTTATACCTGCCCGCATGGACGGCCGATAGTGGTCTCCTTTTCTTCCTATGATCTGGAGAAGCTGTTTAAGCGCGTGATGTAG
- the mutS gene encoding DNA mismatch repair protein MutS: MANYTPMIQQYLKVKEGAKDAFLFFRLGDFYEMFFEDALLASKELEITLTGRDGGVGEKIPMCGVPHHAAEGYIQRLIEKGYKVAICEQLDDPAVTKGMVRRDIVRVVTPGTVMDGKIITDKSNNYLVCVTEEDGMTALAACDLTTGELYVTSVLSSTEWLRDEIGIYEPAEIIGDAALLELLRSEASLLAKPVVYTPWDKQEEGLARRQFGEAAWVRLEKERGRCLALLISYFSETQRRSLGQLTQISPYEPGNYMILDPFTRRNLELTETVRERSKKGSLLWLLDRTETSMGGRLLRRRIDKPLLQRAPIERRLEAVDYLYNQFIVRVDLRGALKEIYDLERLVGRIAFGSANGRDMNALKLSLAQIPALKEMCLTSGSATLREIGTSMDECAELREDIERAIVEDAPVSVRDGGIIRGGYHERLDELREASSSGKRWIAELEAKERQATGIKSLKIGYNKIFGYYIEITRSNLSALPEGRYERKQTLANAERYVTPELKEKEALILEAQDKMTDLEYSLFTELRERISAQVPRLQALAEKVAEIDVYQCLAAVSAEHRFVKPKLSDSYDLRLEGGRHPVVEAVLKDSAFIANGSTLSKDEGNILLITGPNMAGKSTYMRQVALICIMAQIGCFVPASSAEVPLIDRIFTRIGAADDLIGGQSTFMVEMADIQVMTEKATARSLIIIDELGRGTSTSEGMAIAQAVIEYVHDTIACKALVSTHFHELAHLEQSLNGLRNYSMAVQESGDKVNFLRKLVPGAADSSYGIYCARLAGLPEGIIDRAYGLLQSIEQASPPGSVPLNYGTGYNDRPGSVIQEKQAVASMAAAQLEAAVSLASPAEEEDNEVVQLSIFGEDEPRKNRKGGVAAPAAKENPLLKELISAVQGADLMNMTPLQAMGLLNELKMKAREL; the protein is encoded by the coding sequence ATGGCAAACTATACGCCGATGATTCAGCAGTATTTAAAAGTGAAGGAAGGGGCCAAAGACGCTTTCCTTTTCTTTCGTCTGGGCGATTTCTATGAAATGTTCTTTGAGGATGCCTTGCTTGCCTCGAAAGAGCTTGAGATTACATTAACAGGCCGTGATGGCGGGGTCGGCGAAAAGATTCCAATGTGCGGAGTGCCGCATCATGCTGCTGAGGGGTACATACAGCGGCTGATTGAGAAAGGCTACAAGGTCGCTATCTGCGAGCAACTGGATGATCCTGCGGTGACCAAAGGAATGGTCCGCCGCGATATCGTCCGTGTAGTTACACCGGGCACCGTGATGGATGGCAAAATTATAACGGACAAAAGCAACAATTACCTCGTCTGTGTGACTGAGGAAGATGGCATGACGGCACTGGCAGCCTGCGATTTAACAACAGGTGAGCTGTATGTCACCTCTGTACTCTCCAGCACCGAATGGCTGCGGGATGAGATCGGCATCTATGAGCCGGCAGAGATTATCGGGGACGCGGCGCTCCTGGAGCTGCTGCGCAGTGAAGCCTCCCTGCTGGCTAAGCCGGTAGTTTATACACCGTGGGACAAGCAGGAGGAAGGACTTGCCCGCCGCCAGTTCGGCGAAGCGGCTTGGGTACGCCTGGAGAAGGAACGCGGCCGCTGTCTGGCACTGCTGATCTCTTATTTCAGCGAGACCCAGCGCCGGTCACTTGGGCAGCTCACCCAGATTTCTCCCTACGAGCCCGGAAATTATATGATTCTTGATCCGTTCACCCGGCGCAATCTGGAGCTGACCGAAACCGTAAGGGAGCGCTCCAAAAAAGGCTCGCTGCTCTGGCTCCTCGACCGCACCGAAACCTCGATGGGCGGGCGTCTGCTGCGCCGCCGGATCGACAAGCCGCTGCTGCAGCGCGCACCGATTGAACGCCGCCTAGAAGCTGTTGACTATCTGTATAACCAGTTTATTGTCCGCGTGGATTTGCGCGGAGCACTGAAAGAAATCTATGATCTGGAGCGGCTCGTCGGACGCATTGCCTTCGGCAGTGCCAACGGCCGGGACATGAATGCCTTGAAGCTGTCGCTGGCGCAGATTCCGGCGCTGAAGGAGATGTGCCTGACATCCGGTTCGGCCACCCTGCGGGAGATCGGCACATCCATGGATGAGTGCGCAGAGCTCCGGGAGGATATCGAGCGGGCCATCGTTGAGGATGCTCCGGTATCTGTACGTGACGGCGGAATTATCCGCGGCGGATATCATGAGCGGCTGGACGAGCTTCGTGAAGCCAGCAGCAGCGGCAAACGCTGGATTGCGGAGCTTGAAGCGAAGGAACGCCAGGCGACAGGCATCAAATCCCTGAAGATCGGCTATAACAAAATCTTCGGTTATTATATTGAAATTACCCGCTCCAATCTGTCTGCACTTCCGGAAGGCAGATATGAACGGAAACAGACGCTGGCCAATGCCGAGCGTTATGTTACCCCGGAGCTGAAGGAGAAGGAAGCACTGATCCTGGAGGCCCAGGACAAAATGACAGACCTGGAGTACAGCCTGTTTACCGAGCTGCGCGAGCGGATTAGCGCCCAGGTTCCCCGGCTGCAGGCGCTTGCCGAGAAGGTGGCCGAGATTGATGTGTATCAATGTCTCGCGGCGGTTAGTGCCGAGCACCGTTTCGTGAAGCCGAAGCTGTCCGACAGCTATGACCTGCGGCTCGAAGGCGGGCGCCATCCGGTGGTTGAGGCAGTGCTGAAGGATTCCGCTTTTATTGCGAACGGCAGCACACTCAGCAAGGATGAGGGCAATATCCTGCTGATTACCGGACCGAATATGGCAGGCAAAAGCACGTACATGCGCCAGGTTGCGCTCATCTGCATCATGGCCCAGATCGGCTGCTTCGTGCCGGCATCCAGTGCCGAGGTTCCGCTGATTGACCGCATCTTCACGCGGATCGGAGCAGCGGATGACCTGATCGGCGGCCAGAGTACCTTCATGGTTGAGATGGCTGATATTCAGGTCATGACCGAAAAAGCTACGGCCCGCAGCCTGATCATCATTGACGAGCTGGGCCGGGGTACCTCAACCAGTGAAGGTATGGCGATCGCCCAGGCGGTGATTGAATATGTGCATGATACTATCGCCTGTAAGGCGCTGGTATCGACGCATTTCCATGAGCTGGCTCATCTGGAGCAGAGTCTAAACGGACTCCGCAACTATTCCATGGCGGTGCAGGAGAGCGGGGACAAGGTCAACTTCCTGCGCAAGCTTGTGCCGGGAGCGGCGGACAGCAGCTACGGAATTTACTGTGCGAGACTGGCGGGACTGCCGGAAGGCATTATCGACCGAGCGTACGGCTTGCTTCAGAGCATCGAACAGGCGTCTCCGCCGGGCAGCGTGCCGCTGAACTACGGTACGGGCTATAATGACCGTCCCGGATCTGTGATTCAGGAGAAGCAGGCTGTGGCTTCCATGGCTGCGGCTCAGCTGGAAGCCGCTGTTTCACTTGCTTCCCCTGCGGAGGAAGAGGACAATGAGGTTGTGCAGCTTTCGATTTTTGGTGAGGACGAGCCGCGCAAGAACCGCAAAGGCGGGGTCGCAGCACCGGCAGCCAAAGAAAATCCGCTCTTGAAAGAGCTGATCTCAGCTGTGCAAGGCGCTGATCTGATGAATATGACGCCGCTGCAGGCGATGGGCTTGCTGAATGAGCTGAAGATGAAGGCTAGAGAGCTATAA